From Saccharibacillus brassicae:
CGCCGGAAGAACATGATTTAAATAAAAGTATTAAAGTGTTTTAAAAATCGATAAATGTCTCTGATCTAAGCTGCTTCCTTAACTTAAAACGATATATTCCACAATCAGGCAGGGTATAAACGCTTGCCTGATTGTTTTTGATAGCAAATAATATTTAATTCAAGGCTATTAGATCCAATTCAGAAGATAATTAAGAAGAAAATGGATCGTACGAAAGCATTTTTCTGATTTAAAAGTGAAAGTATTAGAGGGGATCTAAGAATTTATCTGTACGAACTAGCCTATGAAACAGCCGATTCAGCTTGCAAGACATTAAACGTCGCGCGACATTCGGCGCGCAAAAAGGACCCGGCTACAGGCCGGGTCCTTTTTTTGGATAAGAAAGATTTAACGGGTTGACCAAACGCCGATCCGGCGGTCACTCTCCCGCAAGATACAGCTCGAATGCCGCGTCGTACTCCTGCGGATGGTATTTGTCGTAGGCGGCCAGCAGTTCGGACTGCGCGTGCTGGAGAATGTTCCGGTACTCCGAGCTGGCGCTGCCGGTGCCCGACAGACGGCCCACGGCGTCGCGGCTGTGCTCGAAGCTGCGCTCGACCAGCGCCCAGTGGCGCGCGTATTCCGTCTTGGTCATGCCGATCAGCGTGAGGATTTTGTACAGCGCGATCAGCGGTTCCAGATGGGCTTTGACCACGTCGATCGAAAAAGAAGGACCCATCGTGAACTTGATTTCCACGTCCAGATCGACGGTGCCGGCCGTTTCCAGAAAGACGTCGGTCGGCGTGTTCTCGAAATAGTTGTAGCGCAGAACCTGCCGCTTGCTGCTGGTCGCTTTTTGCCCGTCGATATGGATCATGCCGATGTTGGTGAACGCGTACTCGTCTTTGGACGATTTGAGCAGGAAATAGAGCTTCTCGTTCATTTCGCTAAAAATGTAAGCTTGAGCCTGCGAATTGGCAAAATCGGACGGAGGGATGACTTTGCAGATGTCGGACATTCCGGTCAGGTCCGAAGTGACGCGTGAGAAAATGTTGCGGGCCAAAAAAATTCCACCTTTCGATCTGGGTTGGGTTGTGGGCCGTGTCGGCCTATGTATCCGTGCGCCCCTATTCTAACCGATGCCTGCCGGGAAGGAAAGACTCGGGGCCGCCCCGCGCGCTTCCTCGCCGGAGCCTCGCCCGAAGACGTCCGGGGCGGCAGAACGGTTATTCCGTTTTCGCCCGTCCGCCAAGCGCGTAAGCTTCCGGCGTCACCCCGACGACCGTCTTGAAGTCTTTGCCGAAATGGGTCTGGTCGTGGTAGCCGAGTTCGTGCGACAGATGCAGCAGCGTAGGCCGGCTGTCGGCGGCGCCCCGATCCAGCGCTTCGGCCGCTTCCTGCAGCCGCTGCAGCCGGATCACCCATTTGGGAGCCAGGCCGACGCGGCGGTTGAACAGGCGCTGAAGCGTACGCTTTTCGATGCCGAACCGCTCGCACAGCTGATCGACCTTCGTCAGTTCCCGGTCCGACGAGATGGCGGCCATCATCCGGCACAGAAGTTGGGCGTCGGCGTCGAAGTGCGGAGCGGCGTCGAGCAGCAGCCGGTTCATGATGCTGATCAGTTCTTCGCTGCTGCGCGTCCGCAGCGCTTCTTCCAGTTCCGCGGCCGTGGCATCCAGCACCCGTTCCACCGGAATCGGCATGCCCGCAAGCGGCGAGAGCGGTTCGCGCAGCAGCGGATAGAAGCCGCCGGGCCGGAATTTGACGCCGAATACGCGGCCCGCGCCCGATAGGGACTTGGCGAATTTTTCCGCCGAAGGCGTGAAGCAGAACGTGCGTCCCGGCTCGATAACGAGATTGACGCACGGATTGGGCACGATCTCCTGCACGTAGGAACGCCCGCCCGGCAGTTCCCATTCCACGGTCCAGTAGTGGAGCACGAACGGAGCGAGTTCCGGCGCGGGATCGTAGCGGAGCAGGCGGAAGTTTTGCCGGCCCGACGCGGGGTTCAGCACGCCGAGCCCCGGTTCGGAATAATCGCAAAAAGGCGAGCGCGGAGCGGCAGCCTTGCTGTCGGGCGCTTCCCCGGTCTTTCTTTTGGCGGCGAATCCGTTGTTGAACGTCATCTTGCACCTCCTGCGGAAATTGGGTGAAAAGTCCGATCGTCAGCCTGTCGCGTTTTTACTATGCGAATGTCTGTTCTTCATTATAGACTGATTGTAGCACGGCGGACCGGACAGGCGCGAGCGGTATTATGGTGGTCTATCCGTCCTACAACCCCAGAGGAGGAATGCGAACATGAAGCTGGAATACGTGATTTACGTAAACGCATCGCCGGACAAAGTATGGGAAGCGCTGACGTCTCCGGAAGGCACGCGAGCCGCCTTTTTCGGATCGGAACTCAAGTCGTCGTTCGAGGTCGGCGCTCCGTTCGAATACGCGGGACCGGGCAGCGAAGGGGAGTCCACCGTACACGTATACGGAGAGATTCTGGAATTCGAACCGGGCCGCAAACTCAGCTATTCCGAACATCCGGGTCCGTCGTATTACGACAACCACGCCGAACTGCTCACGCGGATCACGTTCGAACTGGAACCGGCGGGGAGCTGCACCAAGCTGACGCTCGTGAACGACGAGTGGAGCGAGGACCATCCGGGCTTCGCCAACGCAAGCGGCGCATGGCCGATGGTGCTCAGTTCGATCAAGACGTGGTGCGAGACGGGGCAGACACTGAATTTCGGCTGGTAAAAAAAGAAGCGGACGCACAGACGAAGCCTGGAGTCATCGAAGAGGGAGAGATCAGCGCATATGCAGAAGCAGACGGTATTGATTACGGGAGCGAACAAAGGCATCGGGTACGAAACGGCCCGGCAGCTCGGCGGGCAGGGGTATTTCGTATTTCTGGGCGCACGCGACGAACGCAGAGGGCAGGAAGCGGTAGACAAACTGCGCGCAGAAGGCATCGAAGCCGAATACGTCCGGATCGACGCGGCCGATCCGGCAACGATCGGGGCGGCGGCGCAGCAGATCGGCGCGCGGACGCCTTCGCTCGACGTGCTGGTCAACAACGCGGGCATCGGCGCCGGCGGCAACGTGCCGAGCGAGCAGACGATGGACGAGATTCGCAGCGTGTACGAAGTGAACGTGTTCGGACCGATCCAGCTTATTCAAGCGATGCTGCCCCTGCTCAGGCAGGCGCCGCTCGGCCGGATCGTGAACGTGTCGAGCGGCCTCGGTTCCCTGACGTTCAACAGCGATCCGACCCACGAACATTACGGAGCGAATTCGCTGGACTACAACAGTTCCAAGACGGCGCTGAACGCCGTCACCGTCCTGTTCGCCAAGGAATTCGCGGGAACTTCGCTCAAGATCAACGCGGTAGACCCCGGGTATACGGCGACCGACATGAACAACAACAGCGGTCCCCGGACCGTCGCACATTCCGCCGGCACGGTGGCGCGGCTGGCGCTGATCGGCGAAGACGGCCCGTCCGGCGGATTCTTCGACGAGAACGGCGAGATTCCCTGGTAAAACCTCGGGGTAACGAACCCTCATAGCGCTATTTGCCGATTTTCCGCTTTTTGCGCCATCTAACGAATCGTGCCGGCGTTATGGGGTGTTTTGCGGCCTTTTTTGGGCCGTTTGTGAGCCTATAGCGTGATCCCGATTCGTTAGATTGGAACAAAGCGGGTTATTGGGCAAATAGCGTGTTCAGGATTCGTTGGAGCGATCGGACGAAGGATTGAAGGATACGAAGAATGATACGGAAAATGATGGAACGATGCGAAGACTGACCGAAGGATGCAAAGAAGGATCGAATCATGCGAAGAAAGATCGACCGATGCGAAAAAGGGATCGAACCGCCCCTTTTTTCACAGAATGACGTCCCGGCGGCATGCGCCGGGGCGTTTTTTGGTCTGTTCAGCGGCCGGCGTGTACGGCGGCAGGCGGGGAAAAAGGGCGCGGAAGGGTATACTAGTAACAACGGGTTCACCGTAACAAATTGTGCATTGTGCCGTATGGAAATGAGGAATACGCATGAATACCTTGAAAATGCCCGCCAAAAGCCTATGGCCGCGGCTGACGGCTGCCCTGCTGATCTCGCTTGCGGGCGCGCTGCTGTTCGAGCGGCTTCGCCTGCCGGTCCCGTGGCTGCTCGGTCCGATGTTCGCGGCGCTGATCGGCTCGAACCTGCTCAAGACGCGCTACGCGTGGCCGTCGCCGATCCGCAACGGCGCGCTGATCGTGATCGGCTATACGATCGGCCTTGCGCTGACCGGGGAAGCGCTGCGCGCGATGGGCTCGCAGGTGCCGTACATGATCCTGATGACGTTCCTGCTTCTGCTGCTGTGCGCCGGCATCGCCTACGTCATCGGCCGGCTGTCCGGCACCGACTTCAAGACGTCGCTGCTCGGCAGCGTCCCCGGCGGGCTGTCGCAGATCGTCGTGCTGGCGGAAGAGACCAAAGGCGTCGACCTGACGCTCGTCACCGTCAACCAGGTCGTGCGGCTGCTGCTGATCGTCGTCAGCATTCCGCTGCTGATCTACAGCCCGCTGTTCGGCGAACAGGCCGGCGATGCCGCGCAGGCCGCCGTTCGGGCGGACGCTCCGTGGAGCGCCCTGTTCCCGAACGCGCTGGCGTACGCTCCGCTCTGCGTGCTCCTCGCGCTGCTCGGCCAAAAGGTCCGGTTCCCGACCGCCTTCCTGCTCTGCCCGGCGTTCGGGACGGCGCTGCTCCAGGCGACCGGCTTCGAGGCGCCGGAACTGCCGCATGCCCTGACGGCCGCCGCGCAGCTGGCGCTCGGCACTTACGTGGGCACGCTGCTGAAGCCCGCGCAGATCCGCCATAAAGTGCGGACGCTGGCGCTCTGCCTGCTCAGCGGGCTGCTGCTGATCGCCGGTTCGTTCGGCCTGACCGTGCTGCTGACAAAGCTGCAGCCGGTCACGCCGGCGACCGCGCTCCTCAGCCTGGCGCCGGGCGGCATGGACCAGATGGGCGTCATCGCCCATTCGATCGGCGCGGAACTGTCGACCGTGACCGGGTACCAGCTGTTCCGGACGTTCTTCATCTTCTTCGCCGTTCCGCCGCTGCTGCGGATGCTGTTCCGGTATACGGACCGCAGAAGCGGAGCGGACGGCGTTGACGAACCGTCTGCGCCGGCCGAACTTCCGCCGGAACCGGAAACGGCCCGCCGCGCAAGGCAGGAGTTCGACGATTGAACGACCAAAAGCACCTTCGGATTCCGAAGGTGCTTTTGGTTGTCGAATCGGGCTGCGGATCGCCGATTAAGCGGCGCCCGCTGCTCTCCGCCGGCTTCAGGCGGGGTTCGTCCGCGAACGAAGTTCTTTTTCCGCCGCCGAGCGCTTGTTGCCCCGGTAGATCAGGTACAGAGCCAGGACCATGAAGACCAGCGCCAGTATTCTTTTGCCGTCGAGATGAATCTCCAGACTGTTGAACCAGCCGAAATGGTCGATCAGCATGCCCGCGAGCAGCTGACCGGCGATGCCGGCAATGTTGGCCGCGATGACGCCGATCTTCGGCACGGCCATGACGGTCAGCAGCAGATAGAGCGTGCCCAGAAAAGCGGCGCTCAACTGCCATTTCGGCGCGTTCAGCAGGGCGAGCAGATGTCCCTGTCCGAAGAACAGGATGAAGATCGCGAGAAACAGCGTGCCGGTAATGAACGTAAGCAAAGTCGTCTCCAGGGTGCCCGCCTTGCGGCTGAGCGCCCCGTTGATCGAAGACTGCGCGCTCAGCGTAATGCCGCCGAGCAGCGTGAACAAAATCATAAATATTCCCATAGGTGGATCCTCCCGGAATTCGTGTCGGTCGACGTTCTTATTGAATGAGCAGCAGCGAGACGGTCATGGCGAGCACGGCGAAGATTTTCTCCTTGTTGACGCGCGTCGGTTCGCTGCCGAGCCAGCCGTAATGTTCGATGACCATGCTCATGATGAGCTGGCCGATAATGACCGCGACCATCGTGACGCCGACGCCGACGAACGGGACGCTGACGACGATCGAAGTGAGGTAGACGACGCCGAGCAGACCGCCGAGCAGCGACCATTTGGGCGCGCGGCGCACATGGGTAATATCGCCTTTTCCGAAAAAGAGCCACAGCAGGCCGACGATGATCGTGCCCATCGCAAAGTTGTAAAAGCTCGTTTCGACCTGTCCGATCGATTTGCCGAGTTCGGCGTAGATCGCCCCTTCGAAGCTGAGGGCCGCGCCGGCGAGAAGAGCCAGCAGATAGTAAATGGGGCGCATAATAGTTCTCCTTTTTCCAATAATTAAATATCTAGAAAATTCGATATGTGAGGTCCGAAAAAAGAACGGACTCTTCGCGGCTCAGAGCTCCGTTCGGATATGTTCGGCCAACTCGCGGATCGCCGATTCGTTGCGCCGGTAATACGTCCACTGTCCGTACCGGAAAGACTCCAGCAGACCCGCTTTTTGCATCATGTTCAGATAGCTGGACACGGTGGACTGCGACAGGCCGGCTTTTTCCTGAATATCGCCGACGCAGACGCCGCCCGCAAAGTTCACGCCTTTGGGAATATGCGCGCCCTGCGCGGGGAAATGTTTCTCAGGCTCTTTCAGCCAACCGAGCATGCTCAACCGGGTCTCATTGGATAAAGCTTTGAAAATATCGATAGTTTTCATACCGGAAATTATATATCGAGATTTCGCGATAAGTCAAGTCGGACCTCCGCTTCGCTGCCACTCTTGTCGTTAGTCTCGCCGCCAGCCTCGCCGTCAGCCGTTGCGGACTCCGGCCTGCCGCGCGGACGGACGACCGGCCGGAGCCGCTTCGCGCAGCGCCGTTTTCCACGTGTCGTAGGCCCGCCACGCCGAACCGTCGTCGAGCAGCGGCTTGGCGGTATACACGCCTTCTTCGACCGAGCCGACCGCTCCGGCCAGATGTAGCCGCACCGCCGCGTTCAGCAGCGTCTGATTGTAATACGCCATATGGCCGCCGCCCTGCAGCACCGCTTCGAGCGTCTCGAATTGGCGGCGGGCCGTCCATTCGCCTTCTTCTTCGGGCATTTCCGTATCGAGCCCGTACGTCTCGGGATCGAGCAGATCCAGCTCGCACCGGCCGTCTTCTACCGTATGAATACGCGTCGGACGATGGATGAACACGTCTTCCGAGCCTTCGACGCCCTGGACGATCAGCGCTTTGCGGTAGCCGAGCCGGCTCACGAGCCGGGCCAGCCGGTCGATGACCGTATTATGGAACACGCTCAGCACGAGATACGGCGAGCAGGCGTAATCGACCAATTTCTCCGCCGTGTTCAGCAGCGTGCGCATACCGAGTTCCTGACGGATGCCGTGCAGCTGCCCGAGCGGCGGGCACCATTTGGCGGAGTCGGCGAACAGGACGCCGCTCCGGTCCGCGGCCGCAATCGCGTCCGCGCGGCTCAGCGCAAGCGGATCGACGCCCGCCGCGCCGAGAATGTCGTGCAGCACGACGCCGTATTTGGGCGGCAGCGGCGCGGAGCCGTGCAGCGTCACCGGCACGCCGGCGGCGGCCGTCACGAACGCGGTCGGCAGCGACGCCCAGAACGTTTTTTGCCGGCCGTCGTACGGCCCCGCGAAGTCGATGCCGGGCTTGCGGCATTCGCGGTAAGCCTGTGTACGGCAGACGGACACGAAAGCTTCCAGCTCTTCGACGCTTTCGAGCTTCAGCCGTTCGGCGATCAGGAAAGCGCCGGTCTGGGCCGGGGTCGACCGGCCGCCGAGGATCGCTTCCGCCGCTTCCAGCGATTCGCCGTAGTTCAGATCCCGCGCGCCGCGCTTGCCGCGGGCCACTTCTTTTAACAGATCGATCATCGCTGCGCCTCCTTAGGACGGTTCGTGGAGAAGTTGATAGACTTTGACGATGGAGGTGGCGACGTCCACCATTCGTTTGCGTTCGTTCATGGCCTGCTTGCGCAGCACGTCGTAGGCTTCGGATTCGGAAATGTTTTTGGTCTTGGACAGAATGCCTTTTGCCATATCGATCCATTTGCGTTCTTCGAGCCGGGCGAGCAGCTTCTCCCGCTCTTTGGCCCATTGGGCCCGCTCGTAGCATCGCCTGGCGCTGAAATGCAAAATCCAGTGCATTTCGGACGGCTGCATGGAAGGAGAGAGGATGCCGTCGATTCGCACGTCGTCTTCGCAGGCGGAGACGGACAGGTCGGCTGTTGCGGATGTGCACCACCAGAGGACAGGCACGGTCTTGCGGGACATTAACAGATCGGCCCAGCCGTTCATTTCCGTCAGGGGCAGCGCGAGCACGGCGGCATCCGTTGCGCCGACGCGGTCGAATGCTTCTTCGCGCGTGCCCGCCGATTCGATCAAATAGCCGCATCCGCCGAGCAGGCGGGCAGGCCCCGCTTCGTCCCTGCCGGAATCGGCGGCCGCGGAAGAATGGTGCACGATCAATAGGCTGTGCATGGACGACTCTCCTTATATTCAGAATCCTTTCCGTCAGGTCTAAGCTGCGTGTGTGACTTTATATAACATGAAAAATGGCGTTTTGTCGACAATTTTACTTAATCAATTTTTTAATGTCAAAGTTGTTGACATGTAAATCATCTTCCGGTATAGTCGGACTCAAGAAATGATACGGATACAACGATGTGTCCGATTGAAGCGGCAATGGCGCCTGCTCTCACCTGAACAAGCAACGGGAAACGTATGTTTTCCGAAGCGGGTGGAGCGGGCTGTTTGCGTTTTTCCGTCCGATACATCCGTCTCGCAAGCCTATCTCGTCCAATCCCGATTTCCCTCTCTGGAAGGAGCGATTCCATATGACAAACGAACGCAAAAAGCTGGTGCTGGTCGGCAACGGAATGGCAGGCGTCCGCACGATCGAACATCTGCTCAAATTGGCGCCGGACTTATACGACATTACCATATTCGGTGCGGAGCCGCATCCGAACTATAACCGCATCATGCTCTCTTCGGTACTGGCCGGCGGCGCAAGCCTGGAAGAGATCGTCATCAACGACCTCGACTGGTACCGGGAGAACGGCATTACGCTCCATATGGGACAGGCGATCTCGCGGATCGACGGCGAACGCCGCCGGGTGTACGCCGAAGGCGGCATCGAAGCGGACTACGACGAACTTATCTTGGCGACCGGCTCCAACGCGTTCATCCTGCCGGTTCCCGGCGCCGACAAGGAAGGCGTCATCGGCTTCCGCGACATCAAGGACTGCCAGGCGATGCAGGAAGCGTCCCGCAAGCACCGGAAGGCGGCCGTGATCGGCGGCGGCCTGCTCGGCCTCGAAGCGGCGCGCGGCCTGCTGAACCTCGGCATGGATGTGACCGTCATCCATATCAACGAATACCTGATGGAACGCCAGCTCGACCGTCCCGCTTCGATCATGCTCCAGCAGGAGCTTGAAGCGCAGGGCATGAAGTTCCTGCTCAAGAAGCAGACGGAGTCGGTGCTCGGCAAGCAGCGGGCGAAGGGACTGCTGTTCAAGGACGGAAGCATGCTCGAAGCGGACCTCGTCGTCATGGCGGTCGGCATACGCCCGAACGTGTCTTTGGCGCAGCGCAGCGGCCTTGCCGTAGAGCGCGGCATCGTCGTCGACGACCATATGCGCACCAATCTGCCGGGCGTGTACGCCGTCGGCGAATGCGCGCAGCACCGGGGCATCGCCTACGGACTCGTCGCGCCGCTGTACGAACAGGGCGCGGTGCTGGCCAAGAACCTGGCCGGCGTGCCGGTCGAAGGCTACGCCGGATCGGTCACTTCGACGAAGCTCAAAGTGTCGGGCGTCGACGTCTTCTCCGGAGGCATCTTCACCGAGCCGGAAGGCGCTCGGGCGCTCCGGTACCAGGACGAGATCGAAGGCGTGTACAAAAAGCTCGTCATTCTCGACAACCGGCTGATCGGCGCCGTCTTGTTCGGCGAGACGGGCGAAGGCGCCGCGCTGTTCTCGCTCATCAAGAGCGGAGAGAGCATCGCCGGACGGGAAAAGGAACTGCTGCTCGGCCTGCCCGCGGATGCGCTTGCTGCCGGAGGCGGTGCGGCGG
This genomic window contains:
- a CDS encoding PH domain-containing protein, translating into MARNIFSRVTSDLTGMSDICKVIPPSDFANSQAQAYIFSEMNEKLYFLLKSSKDEYAFTNIGMIHIDGQKATSSKRQVLRYNYFENTPTDVFLETAGTVDLDVEIKFTMGPSFSIDVVKAHLEPLIALYKILTLIGMTKTEYARHWALVERSFEHSRDAVGRLSGTGSASSEYRNILQHAQSELLAAYDKYHPQEYDAAFELYLAGE
- a CDS encoding DUF6597 domain-containing transcriptional factor, which produces MTFNNGFAAKRKTGEAPDSKAAAPRSPFCDYSEPGLGVLNPASGRQNFRLLRYDPAPELAPFVLHYWTVEWELPGGRSYVQEIVPNPCVNLVIEPGRTFCFTPSAEKFAKSLSGAGRVFGVKFRPGGFYPLLREPLSPLAGMPIPVERVLDATAAELEEALRTRSSEELISIMNRLLLDAAPHFDADAQLLCRMMAAISSDRELTKVDQLCERFGIEKRTLQRLFNRRVGLAPKWVIRLQRLQEAAEALDRGAADSRPTLLHLSHELGYHDQTHFGKDFKTVVGVTPEAYALGGRAKTE
- a CDS encoding SRPBCC family protein; its protein translation is MKLEYVIYVNASPDKVWEALTSPEGTRAAFFGSELKSSFEVGAPFEYAGPGSEGESTVHVYGEILEFEPGRKLSYSEHPGPSYYDNHAELLTRITFELEPAGSCTKLTLVNDEWSEDHPGFANASGAWPMVLSSIKTWCETGQTLNFGW
- a CDS encoding SDR family oxidoreductase translates to MQKQTVLITGANKGIGYETARQLGGQGYFVFLGARDERRGQEAVDKLRAEGIEAEYVRIDAADPATIGAAAQQIGARTPSLDVLVNNAGIGAGGNVPSEQTMDEIRSVYEVNVFGPIQLIQAMLPLLRQAPLGRIVNVSSGLGSLTFNSDPTHEHYGANSLDYNSSKTALNAVTVLFAKEFAGTSLKINAVDPGYTATDMNNNSGPRTVAHSAGTVARLALIGEDGPSGGFFDENGEIPW
- a CDS encoding AbrB family transcriptional regulator encodes the protein MNTLKMPAKSLWPRLTAALLISLAGALLFERLRLPVPWLLGPMFAALIGSNLLKTRYAWPSPIRNGALIVIGYTIGLALTGEALRAMGSQVPYMILMTFLLLLLCAGIAYVIGRLSGTDFKTSLLGSVPGGLSQIVVLAEETKGVDLTLVTVNQVVRLLLIVVSIPLLIYSPLFGEQAGDAAQAAVRADAPWSALFPNALAYAPLCVLLALLGQKVRFPTAFLLCPAFGTALLQATGFEAPELPHALTAAAQLALGTYVGTLLKPAQIRHKVRTLALCLLSGLLLIAGSFGLTVLLTKLQPVTPATALLSLAPGGMDQMGVIAHSIGAELSTVTGYQLFRTFFIFFAVPPLLRMLFRYTDRRSGADGVDEPSAPAELPPEPETARRARQEFDD
- a CDS encoding DMT family transporter codes for the protein MGIFMILFTLLGGITLSAQSSINGALSRKAGTLETTLLTFITGTLFLAIFILFFGQGHLLALLNAPKWQLSAAFLGTLYLLLTVMAVPKIGVIAANIAGIAGQLLAGMLIDHFGWFNSLEIHLDGKRILALVFMVLALYLIYRGNKRSAAEKELRSRTNPA
- a CDS encoding DMT family transporter; its protein translation is MRPIYYLLALLAGAALSFEGAIYAELGKSIGQVETSFYNFAMGTIIVGLLWLFFGKGDITHVRRAPKWSLLGGLLGVVYLTSIVVSVPFVGVGVTMVAVIIGQLIMSMVIEHYGWLGSEPTRVNKEKIFAVLAMTVSLLLIQ
- a CDS encoding ArsR/SmtB family transcription factor; translated protein: MKTIDIFKALSNETRLSMLGWLKEPEKHFPAQGAHIPKGVNFAGGVCVGDIQEKAGLSQSTVSSYLNMMQKAGLLESFRYGQWTYYRRNESAIRELAEHIRTEL
- a CDS encoding anthranilate phosphoribosyltransferase — translated: MIDLLKEVARGKRGARDLNYGESLEAAEAILGGRSTPAQTGAFLIAERLKLESVEELEAFVSVCRTQAYRECRKPGIDFAGPYDGRQKTFWASLPTAFVTAAAGVPVTLHGSAPLPPKYGVVLHDILGAAGVDPLALSRADAIAAADRSGVLFADSAKWCPPLGQLHGIRQELGMRTLLNTAEKLVDYACSPYLVLSVFHNTVIDRLARLVSRLGYRKALIVQGVEGSEDVFIHRPTRIHTVEDGRCELDLLDPETYGLDTEMPEEEGEWTARRQFETLEAVLQGGGHMAYYNQTLLNAAVRLHLAGAVGSVEEGVYTAKPLLDDGSAWRAYDTWKTALREAAPAGRPSARQAGVRNG
- a CDS encoding ANTAR domain-containing response regulator, which codes for MHSLLIVHHSSAAADSGRDEAGPARLLGGCGYLIESAGTREEAFDRVGATDAAVLALPLTEMNGWADLLMSRKTVPVLWWCTSATADLSVSACEDDVRIDGILSPSMQPSEMHWILHFSARRCYERAQWAKEREKLLARLEERKWIDMAKGILSKTKNISESEAYDVLRKQAMNERKRMVDVATSIVKVYQLLHEPS